tttgtttaaaggaagtaaattcatgaacttgttttatgaatcgaaagggaaatcgctaggcttattggtattgttattcattgcatatcttttgaactaccaatatgtgtgattagtataaccgttcataaacatgtttatgtatcttggtaaaactaatcataatgcctgacttttgtattggtatgactttcattagtgaaaccgatcttaagtaatcacctgagatggtatgatcatgtgcaaccgaatataaGTTTATACTATAAATATGTGGGAACCaaccctatggacatgtgaaacaagggggaaccgatcctatgaacatggtGCAATCGGCCACAAGAAATCTCAACCCAATCTgagcacgttttgtgtttttgacacaaaaatttatctaaaaatatcttttcgaattttctattattctagatACCGAATATATATATGGTTAATGAGGATACGTGAATAATGTCAACATTAAGATTTGAGCATCTTAtttacaggaattatgaaaaccgaatttcgttatttattgcatatcttgagaacattttcggttttggaaattccttggtgtccaaacttccttgatttataaatacctaagtttgcatatatagcaaactatcctaagatccagcaaaaatacctagttgtgttgttactggtgaatccgcctattcggagaggaaagtaccctaattaggcgaaatctcttacgaccgttcacttaaagacttatgtgggatcaagaagctctattagtaccgttggtgggaaactagatgattgcattgctattttagtttttgattattgatttgattgattaacggttgttgaatctttgattgcacctagtttgtttattcttgagaaccttctcttctgatataaggctcactcaaactagatcaaggatttaacgtttctacggatctaagcttttatagatccgtaagatagattcattgattttccactgttaacagactccgttctgtgtgacaaatcaataaggaatcaactTTTTtgttgcaggttgttactttgaagattaaatcgaagattgaagactttgaagatttgaagacttttgttcttgagttttgatcttggtgtaactttctgtgacttgattttccgggattaaagaggttgtttattttcaataaacataaccctctttaagatcaacaagtagtttgtgattttatcataaaccttgtaatcaagactgattattttggtaatcattgtcttgtttgatcttgtaacCGAGGAACTTCAGATCTGGTAGCAGGTCTTAAAAATAGAAGATCCTTAACTGTGCttatatcatatatttcggtatgGTGATTTATAAAGTGATTTTTGTTACCACAcagtttatcctttactgtttggaatacgatccaaaagaaTCTTGTCTTTAAAGATTGAACCATTAATAAGATATATTAGATTTAAATCCTAAAGAGAACACCTGTTAtgctaggatatctagtatcaaatatctatcgagaacttcggttctgctagatattatcaaaacaaatatctatagagaacttcggttctgctaaaTATTATtaaaacaagaatactgctgaagctgagtaactaggattttagtttacttagtattgtctacacaaagttgcaggtttactttttgtagcgtcttaattcattgagtattcaaatctggactaggtcccggggtttttctacaagattgtagttttcctcattaacaaaattctggtgtgtgttttactttatttacgcattataattgtttttatattataattaaagtaattacacttgtatgttaactaggaacttgatatttatcttataaggtttcggttataccgtactattatcaagtgaacactttgttgttgtattgtatcgatttcatatccatagacaatcacacaaagtgtattggttttctccactttcctttgatatttaattcacgagttaggccagtccggactaaccctatatcaagtggacactgtgttgaaatattccttgagtgattgtatctccaagaggtttatacaaagtgggtcttgtataggttgtgatcaaaataaaagattgtggtgtatttgggtaccctcgtcttttcaggttCAAAAATAATCTCTTAGAATATAAGAGGTTTGAATACTTATGACAAGCATATTGTTGTGAAAGACTTGATAGCTGCTCACATATGTATGGTGTGCTCTATTCAAGAAACTAAAATTCAAAACTTTTCAAGCTGGTTTGTGAGAAAACTGTGGTACGATCCTGATTTTGTATGGGAATTCATACCACCACAGGGAAGTGTTGGCAATAGTGGTGGCTTATTAACTATATGGGACTGCGCGCAGCTGGATTTACTAGACAAGAGAATGGGTTTGAATGATATCTTGTCTTTTCGATTTAAAATTAATGGTTTTAAGTTTGTTGTAACCAATGTTTATTCTCCTTGTGATTTTAATACGAGGGAAGCTTTTTGGAGGGATCCGGCTGAGATCAGAAATTGGTAATCAGAAGCTTGGTGCTTTTCAGGTGATCTGAATTCGGTGCGGAGTGATGAGGAGAGGAATAAACCAGGTGAAGACGTTAGTAATATGAACTTTCTTAATGAGTTCATTGCGGAGAAAGAGTTATTAGATTTACCTCTTTATGGTGGTCCTTATACTTGGAGCAACAAACATGCTGACCCAACTCTTTGCAGGCTAGATATATTCTTAGTGTGCTCTTTTTTTGATGTTAAGTTCAGGGGTGCAACACAGACTGCGATGGTTCGAACAATCTCTGACCATAATGCACTTATGTTGGACTTGATGCCAGACTCTCGAAGCTATTATATCTTCAAAATTGAAAATCACTGGCTGCAACATCCAGACTTCATAAAACTGGTGGAGAAATGGTGGAATTCAATGGTCTTCATGGGTACACCAGGGTATGTTTTATTTTGTAAGTTacaaaatctgattttttttataaaatactgGAGTAGGGAGGTGTTAGGTAATGTCAGAAAGGAAGAAGATAATATGTTGGCGAAGATTAAGGGTTTAAACTTGATTGAAGAGACAACTCAGCTCTTAGAGGTGCATGGGTAATGATAGAGCTAGCTTGTTGGTGAAGTTGAATACTGTGAAAGTTACTAGAGCTAGAATGCCCTATCAGCGTGCGAATGTGAGGGGTTTTAAGGAAGGTGACAAGAACATGAAGTAGTTCCATAGCATTGCAAACGCGAAGAAAAGGAGGAATTGTATGACGAAAATTGAGGTTGCAGGTGCTGACGTGTTTAATCAGGATACAATAAAACTGGAGCTTCAAAACTACTATGAAAGGTTATTTACAACTTCTTCTTTGGTTTCCCCTTCTTTTGAGAATATGACGTTCAAGAGCAGTGATGAAGAGCAACATGCTTGGCTAGAGAGGAAATTTGATAAGGAGGAGGTTCTAAGTGCAATAAAGAAGTGTGGTGTGAATAGACTTCCATCATGGATTTGAGTTTTCTAAAGTCTACAAAGATGGATGGAGCTTTCTAAAGCTGAGAGGTCCAGAAGGATTTAATCTAGAATTCTACAAAGATGGATGGAGCTTTCTAAAGGCTGACTCTAACATCATGGCAGTTGTGAATGATTTTTACAACAAAGGTAATCTGGATTGGAGTCTCAACATGTCTTATATTAAACTAATTCCTAAAAAAGAAGATTCAACAACGGTGAAGGATTTTAGACCTCTTAGTCTCATAAGTACTTTCTACAAGATAATAGCTAAGCTTCTCGCGGAAAGGATGAAGGTAGTTATGTATGGTTTAGTTTCTAACGAAGAAGGtgcttttatcaaaaataaacagATTCTAGACGGCATATTAATAGCAAATGAATTAATTGACGGTAAATTGAGACAGAAAAATACCGACATTCCTTGCAAGACAGATATGGAAAAAACGTTCGATAATGTTAGCTGGCCTTCGTTGTTTGCAATTCTGAAAAAAGAATGGGTTTGGTGAAAAATGGATGAAATGGATTAGTTGCTGTGTGATAGGAGCGCAATTTTCAATTTTGGTTAACGTGACAACTACTAATAGAATTAAACCTTCAAAAGGGATTCAGCAGGGAGATCCGCTGTCACCCTTTCTTTTCCTTTTGGTGGTGGAAGTTTTGTCTATTTTGCTTAATGAGGAAGTGGCAAGGAACATGATTAGTGGATTTCAGATGATGGAGGGCGGTTCCATTGTTTCACATCTTCAGTTTGCGGACGACACATTAATTTTTCTCAATGCTTCTAAAGAGGAGGTAAGAATACTTGTCATAATTCTCTTAATTTTTGAGGTGCTGACTGGTCTTAATCTTAATTTAGAGAAAAGTTCCGTGACAAGTATAGGGGCGGATGATGTAGTTCAGGAGCTTTATTTAGAGATTGGTTTCAAGGTTGATTTATTTACAATTACCTATTTTGGCATGCCAATTGGAGAACACAGGAGGAATATAGCTATTTGAGACGTAGTCATTCAAAAAATGGAGAAAAAGATGGCGCCATGGGAATGGAAATTTCTGATTAAGGATGGTAAGGTGATTTTAATAAAAACTGTCTTGAAAGTATTTCTACATACTTTTTATCTTTATACTTTTTACCAGTGAATGTAGAGAAGAAGCTTAATAAGATAATGAGAAGATTTTGAAGGGGTGGAGATGGTCAAAATCGAAAGATGAGTTGGGTTGATTGGAATTCAGCTTGTAAACCAGTGAAGAAAAGAGGTCTGAGAATTAGAAGCTTAAGGATGATAAATAGATCCCTTTTGGAAAAGTGGCACGCTAGGTATTGCAATGAGACTACATCTTGGTGGAGGAAGTTAATGTGCGAAAAAACTATGGCAGCTAATGAGTTGGTGTTCCCAAGTCACATTAGTCAAGCAATTGTAAGAAACATGTAGTTTGAAATTTTGAAGGCTAATTAATTCAGATTTCTTTGACTCGGTTTCTATACAGGTGAAGAGTGGTAGATCACTATGGTTTCGGCATGATTGGTGGATCGAAAAGAAAGCGTTCAAAGAAAAATATTCAAGGCtttacaagataagaaggaagaagaatgcaACAGTTGCAAGCATGACGAATAGTACTTGGAATTTTGAGTTTTCTAGGATGTTAAATCCGGCGGAGAGAATTGATCTTTTGGAGATTAAATTTGACCTAAGGAATGTGATTTTAGAAACTGTCAGAGAAGATAGATATGAAGGTGAGTGCACAGCGAAATCTATCTATATTAAACTTACAGAGACAAACGTGGTTTGGGAGTACAACAGAATTCTAAAAACCAAGCTTGTTCCTCCAAAGGTGctgttttttatttgggcttCATTATACGACTCTATCCCAATTCGGAGTATGCTACAAATCCAGGGACTGCAACTACAATCCAATCTTTGCGTTTTTAGTAATACACAGGTGGAGACAGTCGAGCACTTTTTTTTGCATTGTAGTTGGGAAAGCCATATTTGGTGCAGTTTTCTTACCTCTCTACAACTCCCGTGGGTCTTGCCAAAAGATATTAAAGATTTGATATTGATCTGGAGTGCTTATGGGGTCTCTCAAAGGAAGAAAATAGTATgcgcagcttcttccattctcgatctTTAGGGTGCTGTGGTCGGAGAGAAACAACATGGTGCATGAAGGAAGATTTAATTCCAAAAATGAATTGGTGAATGCAGTGAAGCTGAATATCTATTTGTGGAGTATGGATACGAAGATTTTTCGTGACTTCTCGATGGATCAAATCACAAATAACTGGGACGTGGTGATTCTTTTGTAATTGAAGTTTTTTTCCCTTGCTGGGTTCTTCTGTAAATATTcttgtttcctttttcttttttaatatatcCCTTttcctgaaaaaaaaaaaaaacaaattaacacAATTTCTACGTTACTAAGGTTGAACACGGTAAATAAAAGATTATTCTGGTTTCACTCTTTTGTTTACTGCATGCATAATACTTGATGTGGTATGAAATAATAAGGAACACAAAGCATACTTGACTGCTTACTTGATATTTGTGGTAACAGAATCCGTGTTTGGTTCCTCTCACTTCTAGAAACCCATCAATAAAAAAGTATATATTCTTAGCCCAAAACACAAGATGTACGGTTGAGATTACTAGTTTTAGATTGAATTTAGTTTCCATATTTTATGTGAGACTAAATTAGCCTTTATCCCttatatattatatatactaataacagaattttaaaaaatttcattgaTTTACGGTCAATTAGGCGTGGGCGATATTTTTGGTagtagtgaaagaaaatatttaccaaatTTGACGGTGAATTAATTTGACTAAGAAATATATTGAAGAAAATATTTCCGCATTAATTGCTTGCATTATTTTCGGTAATGAATTGATTTTGCAGATTTATATTTCATGTTGacttttcttcttctcaaaaatctTTCCACTTTTCACTCCCTATATCAATCAAAAATCTTATTACGATTGTTTCTCTTCCAAATCTTCTCCGGCTAATAAATATCTCTTTCTGGTCTTGTTTTCcattgttagattttttttcatttgatcATTGAGAAGAAAAGATGTCAAAGTCTTGAATGGCTTAAGGTTTATTTCATGCTCATTGTGGAAGTAGGTCTgttgtttttaaattctaaagagATCATGAATGGATATCGAATCTCTCCACTTCCAGGTTCTTTCTCCGTCTTTTGAAAATTATGTGTTTAGCGACCCAAAAGCCATTTTCATATACGCGTTGGTATTATCAGCCATACTTCTACCGTTGTTTAATTAAGAAGTGGGGAAAAAAAAACACCTTCTACGTACGACACCTAACAAGCATTTTTTGTTTTGGATCCATTGATTGAATTTAGAATCAAAACATTCATCATCGAGAAAAGGCCGTTGTTGCTCAAGTATTTTCAGCCAACATGCAGATCAGCTCCTTTTGCTACAATTATGTTCTTAAATCCTGACGTTCTTTGTTTGGATATTCTTTTATCACTCATGTTCAAGTGAAAAAAATACAACTCCCACTAGTTTACATACTCAACGACCTGATGATAATTAAAATTCTCAATAAATATATTCTGACATGTGAAAATTTCTAATTATCACTACATTGTGAAAAGTAGAATTTTCATATGTGAAAATTTGCAATTATCACTATATTCTGGAAAGTAGAATTTTTATACGTAAAAAATACAATTATCATTACATTGTGAAAAGTATAATTTTCATAGGTGAAAAATACAATTATCACTATATTCTTAAATTAGAATTTCCTTATTTTTATATGTGAAAAATACAATTATGACTATATTATGAAAACTAGATTTTCACATCTGGCCTTTAATTATGTGAAAAGAATACAATTATCACTACATCATGAAAACTAGAATTTTCACACTGAACCGGGCATGGAAATTAAACAAAAGAAGTAAAAAGGAATAATTTTGGGGATTTAAAAGGAATAGTTTTGGGGagagattttagggatttttttgaATAAATGGAATAAGAGTCAAAGGAGTAATAAAGAATAAATTCGGGGAAACATTTTAGGTATTTTGTAGAATTAAAGGAATAATAGCCAAGAAGTTTTAATTTTTTCTCAGCCTGGGTTTAATAGCCTTGGTCCAGTATAGCATTTCAATTTTTATGTTGTTGGGCTGTGAGGGGTTTTAAGGAAGGTGACAAGAACATGAAGTAGTTCCATAGCATTGCAAACGCGAAGAAAAGGAGGAATTGTATGACGAAAATTGAGGTTGCAGGTGCTGACGTGTTTAATCAGGATACAATAAAACTGGAGCTTCAAAACTACTATGAAAGGTTATTTACAACTTCTTCTTTGGTTTCCCCTTCTTTTGAGAATATGACGTTCAAGAGCAGTGATGAAGAGCAACATGCTTGGCTAGAGAGGAAATTTGATAAGGAGGAGGTTCTAAGTGCAATAAAGAAGTGTGGTGTGAATAGACTTCCATCATGGATTTGAGTTTTCTAAAGTCTACAAAGATGGATGGAGCTTTCTAAAGCTGAGAGGTCCAGAAGGATTTAATCTAGAATTCTACAAAGATGGATGGAGCTTTCTAAAGGCTGACTCTAACATCATGGCAGTTGTGAATGATTTTTACAACAAAGGTAATCTGGATTGGAGTCTCAACATGTCTTATATTAAACTAATTCCTAAAAAAGAAGATTCAACAACGGTGAAGGATTTTAGACCTCTTAGTCTCATAAGTACTTTCTACAAGATAATAGCTAAGCTTCTCGCGGAAAGGATGAAGGTAGTTATGTATGGTTTAGTTTCTAACGAAGAAGGtgcttttatcaaaaataaacagATTCTAGACGGCATATTAATAGCAAATGAATTAATTGACGGTAAATTGAGACAGAAAAATACCGACATTCCTTGCAAGACAGATATGGAAAAAACGTTCGATAATGTTAGCTGGCCTTCGTTGTTTGCAATTCTGAAAAAAGAATGGGTTTGGTGAAAAATGGATGAAATGGATTAGTTGCTGTGTGATAGGAGCGCAATTTTCAATTTTGGTTAACGTGACAACTACTAATAGAATTAAACCTTCAAAAGGGATTCAGCAGGGAGATCCGCTGTCACCCTTTCTTTTCCTTTTGGTGGTGGAAGTTTTGTCTATTTTGCTTAATGAGGAAGTGGCAAGGAACATGATTAGTGGATTTCAGATGATGGAGGGCGGTTCCATTGTTTCACATCTTCAGTTTGCGGACGACACATTAATTTTTCTCAATGCTTCTAAAGAGGAGGTAAGAATACTTGTCATAATTCTCTTAATTTTTGAGGTGCTGACTGGTCTTAATCTTAATTTAGAGAAAAGTTCCGTGACAAGTATAGGGGCGGATGATGTAGTTCAGGAGCTTTATTTAGAGATTGGTTTCAAGGTTGATTTATTTACAATTACCTATTTTGGCATGCCAATTGGAGAACACAGGAGGAATATAGCTATTTGAGACGTAGTCATTCAAAAAATGGAGAAAAAGATGGCGCCATGGGAATGGAAATTTCTGATTAAGGATGGTAAGGTGATTTTAATAAAAACTGTCTTGAAAGTATTTCTACATACTTTTTATCTTTATACTTTTTACCAGTGAATGTAGAGAAGAAGCTTAATAAGATAATGAGAAGATTTTGAAGGGGTGGAGATGGTCAAAATCGAAAGATGAGTTGGGTTGATTGGAATTCAGCTTGTAAACCAGTGAAGAAAAGAGGTCTGAGAATTAGAAGCTTAAGGATGATAAATAGATCCCTTTTGGAAAAGTGGCACGCTAGGTATTGCAATGAGACTACATCTTGGTGGAGGAAGTTAATGTGCGAAAAAACTATGGCAGCTAATGAGTTGGTGTTCCCAAGTCACATTAGTCAAGCAATTGTAAGAAACATGTAGTTTGAAATTTTGAAGGCTAATTAATTCAGATTTCTTTGACTCGGTTTCTATACAGGTGAAGAGTGGTAGATCACTATGGTTTCGGCATGATTGGTGGATCGAAAAGAAAGCGTTCAAAGAAAAATATTCAAGGCtttacaagataagaaggaagaagaatgcaACAGTTGCAAGCATGACGAATAGTACTTGGAATTTTGAGTTTTCTAGGATGTTAAATCCGGCGGAGAGAATTGATCTTTTGGAGATTAAATTTGACCTAAGGAATGTGATTTTAGAAACTGTCAGAGAAGATAGATATGAAGGTGAGTGCACAGCGAAATCTATCTATATTAAACTTACAGAGACAAACGTGGTTTGGGAGTACAACAGAATTCTAAAAACCAAGCTTGTTCCTCCAAAGGTGctgttttttatttgggcttCATTATACGACTCTATCCCAATTCGGAGTATGCTACAAATCCAGGGACTGCAACTACAATCCAATCTTTGCGTTTTTAGTAATACACAGGTGGAGACAGTCGAGCACTTTTTTTTGCATTGTAGTTGGGAAAGCCATATTTGGTGCAGTTTTCTTACCTCTCTACAACTCCCGTGGGTCTTGCCAAAAGATATTAAAGATTTGATATTGATCTGGAGTGCTTATGGGGTCTCTCAAAGGAAGAAAATAGTATgcgcagcttcttccattctcgatctTTAGGGTGCTGTGGTCGGAGAGAAACAACATGGTGCATGAAGGAAGATTTAATTCCAAAAATGAATTGGTGAATGCAGTGAAGCTGAATATCTATTTGTGGAGTATGGATACGAAGATTTTTCGTGACTTCTCGATGGATCAAATCACAAATAACTGGGACGTGGTGATTCTTTTGTAATTGAAGTTTTTTTCCCTTGCTGGGTTCTTCTGTAAATATTcttgtttcctttttcttttttaatatatcCCTTttcctgaaaaaaaaaaaaaacaaattaacacAATTTCTACGTTACTAAGGTTGAACACGGTAAATAAAAGATTATTCTGGTTTCACTCTTTTGTTTACTGCATGCATAATACTTGATGTGGTATGAAATAATAAGGAACACAAAGCATACTTGACTGCTTACTTGATATTTGTGGTAACAGAATCCGTGTTTGGTTCCTCTCACTTCTAGAAACCCATCAATAAAAAAGTATATATTCTTAGCCCAAAACACAAGATGTACGGTTGAGATTACTAGTTTTAGATTGAATTTAGTTTCCATATTTTATGTGAGACTAAATTAGCCTTTATCCCttatatattatatatactaataacagaattttaaaaaatttcattgaTTTACGGTCAATTAGGCGTGGGCGATATTTTTGGTagtagtgaaagaaaatatttaccaaatTTGACGGTGAATTAATTTGACTAAGAAATATATTGAAGAAAATATTTCCGCATTAATTGCTTGCATTATTTTCGGTAATGAATTGATTTTGCAGATTTATATTTCATGTTGacttttcttcttctcaaaaatctTTCCACTTTTCACTCCCTATATCAATCAAAAATCTTATTACGATTGTTTCTCTTCCAAATCTTCTCCGGCTAATAAATATCTCTTTCTGGTCTTGTTTTCcattgttagattttttttcatttgatcATTGAGAAGAAAAGATGTCAAAGTCTTGAATGGCTTAAGGTTTATTTCATGCTCATTGTGGAAGTAGGTCTgttgtttttaaattctaaagagATCATGAATGGATATCGAATCTCTCCACTTCCAGGTTCTTTCTCCGTCTTTTGAAAATTATGTGTTTAGCGACCCAAAAGCCATTTTCATATACGCGTTGGTATTATCAGCCATACTTCTACCGTTGTTTAATTAAGAAGTGGGGAAAAAAAAACACCTTCTACGTACGACACCTAACAAGCATTTTTTGTTTTGGATCCATTGATTGAATTTAGAATCAAAACATTCATCATCGAGAAAAGGCCGTTGTTGCTCAAGTATTTTCAGCCAACATGCAGATCAGCTCCTTTTGCTACAATTATGTTCTTAAATCCTGACGTTCTTTGTTTGGATATTCTTTTATCACTCATGTTCAAGTGAAAAAAATACAACTCCCACTAGTTTACATACTCAACGACCTGATGATAATTAAAATTCTCAATAAATATATTCTGACATGTGAAAATTTCTAATTATCACTACATTGTGAAAAGTAGAATTTTCATATGTGAAAATTTGCAATTATCACTATATTCTGGAAAGTAGAATTTTTATACGTAAAAAATACAATTATCATTACATTGTGAAAAGTATAATTTTCATAGGTGAAAAATACAATTATCACTATATTCTTAAATTAGAATTTCCTTATTTTTATATGTGAAAAATACAATTATGACTATATTATGAAAACTAGATTTTC
This is a stretch of genomic DNA from Papaver somniferum cultivar HN1 chromosome 1, ASM357369v1, whole genome shotgun sequence. It encodes these proteins:
- the LOC113324845 gene encoding uncharacterized protein LOC113324845, whose protein sequence is MEKKMAPWEWKFLIKDGKVKSGRSLWFRHDWWIEKKAFKEKYSRLYKIRRKKNATVASMTNSTWNFEFSRMLNPAERIDLLEIKFDLRNVILETVREDRYEGECTAKSIYIKLTETNVVWEYNRILKTKLVPPKVLFFIWASLYDSIPIRSMLQIQGLQLQSNLCVFSNTQVETVEHFFLHCSWESHIWCSFLTSLQLPWVLPKDIKDLILIWSAYGVSQRKKIVCAASSILDL